From the Hyalangium gracile genome, one window contains:
- a CDS encoding response regulator — protein sequence MPEPVVLISDDEPLLVSALAREGRRSGLTCLTDTTADHVLELARKHHPAVIILDIYQRRDGRDLLAQLKQDPETRDSKVVILSAVEDQHMRHQCFELGADAYEVKPFNVTFMPRIARLVADSTRAAPSVA from the coding sequence ATGCCCGAGCCCGTTGTTCTGATCTCCGACGATGAGCCCTTGCTCGTGTCCGCCCTCGCTCGCGAGGGCCGCCGATCAGGGCTGACCTGCCTCACGGACACCACCGCGGACCATGTCCTCGAGCTGGCGCGCAAGCACCACCCCGCCGTCATCATCCTGGACATCTACCAGCGGCGCGACGGCAGGGATCTCCTCGCCCAGCTCAAGCAGGACCCCGAGACGCGCGACAGCAAGGTCGTCATCCTCAGCGCCGTCGAGGACCAGCACATGCGCCACCAGTGCTTCGAGCTCGGCGCGGATGCCTACGAGGTGAAGCCCTTCAACGTCACCTTCATGCCTCGCATCGCCCGGCTCGTCGCCGACAGCACCCGCGCCGCTCCCTCCGTGGCCTGA
- a CDS encoding GAF and HD-GYP domain-containing protein, whose amino-acid sequence MLFTSDETALTRRLQKLTSILDVTKAMSAERDLDLLLPLIIYEASKVVEADRCSLFILDRERNELWSKVAQGSKNEIRLPVGSGIAGQVASTGATINIPDAYADDRFNRSFDISSGYRTQTILCVPMRDANGEVTGVIQALNKRSGRIFDAEDEELLLALGAQAAGAIENALLHEEINRLFEGFVSASVVAIEARDPSTAGHSGRVANLTVELAQALEHLSTGSYANTRFSAVEIQELRYASLLHDFGKVGVREPVLVKAEKLYPHELDMLRSRFQIARKDLQLQSYRRRLGAVKLRGDKALAEIDAEEDERLLVELKQLDEVLDFVLTCNRPTVLAQGGFERLIELRKLTFNDAKDQAQPLLLENEIRSLSIARGTLSAEERKEIESHVEHTYRFLSQIPWTRTLRRVPEIAYAHHEKLDGTGYPRAIPSKTIPAQSKMMAISDIYDALTASDRPYKKAVPHQLALDILGKEAKAGQLDSELLTVFIEAEIPRKALGAVK is encoded by the coding sequence GTGCTTTTCACGTCCGACGAAACCGCTCTGACCCGACGTCTCCAGAAGCTCACGTCCATCCTGGACGTGACGAAGGCGATGAGCGCCGAGCGCGATCTCGACCTGCTGCTGCCGCTCATCATCTACGAGGCCTCCAAGGTCGTCGAAGCGGACCGCTGCTCGCTCTTCATCCTGGACCGTGAGCGCAACGAGCTGTGGAGCAAGGTCGCCCAGGGCTCCAAGAACGAGATCCGCCTCCCGGTGGGCAGCGGCATCGCCGGCCAGGTGGCCTCCACCGGCGCCACCATCAACATCCCGGACGCCTACGCGGACGACCGCTTCAACCGCTCCTTCGACATCTCCAGCGGCTACCGCACGCAGACCATCCTCTGCGTGCCCATGCGCGACGCCAACGGTGAAGTCACCGGCGTCATCCAGGCCCTCAACAAGCGCAGCGGCCGCATCTTCGACGCCGAGGACGAGGAGCTGCTGCTCGCCCTGGGCGCCCAGGCCGCCGGCGCCATCGAGAACGCCCTGCTCCACGAGGAGATCAACCGCCTGTTCGAGGGCTTCGTCTCCGCCTCCGTGGTGGCCATCGAAGCCAGGGATCCGTCCACCGCCGGCCACTCCGGCCGCGTGGCCAACCTCACCGTGGAGCTGGCCCAGGCGCTCGAGCACCTGTCCACCGGCTCCTACGCCAACACCCGCTTCTCCGCCGTGGAGATTCAAGAGCTGCGCTACGCCTCGCTGCTCCACGACTTCGGCAAGGTGGGCGTGCGCGAGCCGGTGCTCGTCAAGGCCGAGAAGCTCTACCCCCACGAGCTGGACATGCTGCGCTCCCGCTTCCAGATCGCTCGCAAGGATCTGCAGCTACAGAGCTACCGCCGCCGGCTCGGCGCCGTGAAGCTGCGCGGCGACAAGGCCCTGGCCGAGATCGACGCCGAGGAGGATGAGCGGCTGCTGGTCGAGCTCAAGCAGCTGGACGAGGTGCTCGACTTCGTCCTCACCTGCAACCGCCCCACCGTGCTGGCCCAGGGCGGCTTCGAGCGCCTCATCGAGCTGCGCAAGCTCACCTTCAACGACGCCAAGGACCAGGCCCAGCCGCTGCTGCTCGAGAATGAAATCCGCTCGCTCTCCATCGCCCGCGGGACGCTGTCCGCCGAGGAGCGCAAGGAGATCGAGAGCCACGTCGAGCACACCTACCGCTTCCTCTCGCAGATTCCCTGGACGCGCACCCTGCGCCGCGTGCCGGAGATCGCCTACGCCCACCACGAGAAGCTCGACGGCACCGGCTACCCGCGCGCCATCCCCAGCAAGACCATCCCCGCCCAGTCCAAGATGATGGCCATCTCGGACATCTACGACGCGCTCACCGCCTCCGACCGGCCCTACAAGAAGGCCGTGCCCCACCAGCTGGCGCTCGACATCCTCGGCAAGGAGGCCAAGGCCGGCCAGCTCGACAGCGAGCTGCTCACCGTCTTCATCGAGGCGGAGATCCCCCGCAAGGCCCTGGGCGCGGTGAAGTAG
- the rpe gene encoding ribulose-phosphate 3-epimerase, with protein sequence MSRRVLISPSLLSCDFGRLAEEVRAVEAAGADWIHVDVMDGRFVPNITIGPVVVEAIKRVATRPLDVHLMIVEPERYIEAFASAGADILTVHVEASPHLHRTLQHIRNVGARPAVVLNPSTPLSAVEEVLGEVEMVLVMSVNPGFGGQRFIEGAVDKVRRLRAMLDARGLKVDIEVDGGINAETSKRVVEAGANVLVAGSYVFGAKDYAQAIRSLRPASQQG encoded by the coding sequence ATGAGCCGCCGCGTCCTCATCTCTCCCTCGCTCCTGTCCTGTGATTTCGGTCGTCTGGCGGAGGAAGTCCGCGCCGTGGAGGCCGCGGGAGCGGACTGGATTCACGTGGATGTCATGGATGGCCGGTTCGTCCCGAACATCACCATCGGTCCGGTGGTGGTGGAGGCGATCAAGCGGGTGGCGACCCGGCCGCTGGACGTGCACCTGATGATCGTCGAGCCGGAGAGGTACATCGAGGCGTTCGCGTCGGCGGGGGCGGACATCCTGACGGTGCACGTGGAGGCGAGCCCGCACCTGCACCGGACGCTGCAGCACATCCGGAACGTGGGAGCGAGGCCCGCGGTGGTGCTGAACCCGTCGACGCCGCTGTCGGCGGTGGAGGAGGTGCTGGGGGAGGTGGAGATGGTGCTGGTGATGAGCGTGAACCCGGGGTTCGGGGGGCAGCGCTTCATCGAGGGCGCGGTGGACAAGGTGCGCCGGCTGCGAGCGATGCTGGACGCGCGCGGGCTGAAGGTGGACATCGAGGTGGACGGCGGCATCAACGCCGAGACGTCCAAGCGGGTGGTGGAGGCGGGCGCCAACGTGCTGGTGGCGGGCTCGTATGTGTTTGGCGCGAAGGACTACGCGCAGGCCATCCGCTCGCTGCGCCCGGCGTCTCAGCAGGGGTGA
- a CDS encoding sigma-70 family RNA polymerase sigma factor: MSTGFPDPLGDAVKASWRHFLDTYEPLRPELYRYCRHLTRSPWDAEDMVQETLARAFATLAIMAEPPRSPRAWLFRVASNLWLNRARQAGEVPLTAGPEVPEPAASAEPRATREAAGTLLTQLSPQERAAVVLKDAFGLSLEEIAEALTTTTGAIKAALHRGRSRLVTPDPDRLAPVAPAVLDAFCAAFNARDLDRLTALLLDTAILEYPGFKIESGSKAVRAGSLQGTLFGCPEGGFELVAPPRCELRAHRGEWLLLWWSGEEVHTVVRVELDGDRIARLRNYYHAPEVVTEVCRELDVPFRTHGYHPGSAAS, encoded by the coding sequence ATGAGCACGGGATTTCCTGACCCGCTGGGCGATGCCGTCAAGGCGTCCTGGCGCCATTTCCTCGATACCTATGAGCCGCTTCGCCCGGAGCTCTACCGGTACTGCCGGCATCTGACGCGCAGCCCCTGGGATGCCGAGGACATGGTCCAGGAGACGCTCGCCCGGGCGTTCGCGACTCTCGCCATCATGGCGGAACCGCCGCGAAGCCCGCGGGCGTGGCTCTTTCGTGTTGCCTCCAACCTGTGGCTCAACCGGGCTCGGCAAGCGGGAGAGGTGCCGCTCACCGCCGGCCCCGAGGTCCCGGAACCGGCGGCAAGCGCCGAGCCCCGCGCGACGCGTGAGGCCGCTGGAACGCTGCTCACCCAGTTGTCGCCGCAGGAACGCGCAGCGGTCGTGCTCAAGGATGCCTTCGGGCTCTCGCTCGAGGAGATCGCCGAGGCGCTGACCACCACGACCGGAGCCATCAAGGCAGCCCTGCACAGGGGAAGGTCCAGGCTGGTGACGCCCGATCCGGACAGGCTGGCTCCCGTGGCGCCCGCCGTCCTCGACGCCTTCTGCGCGGCCTTCAACGCCCGGGACCTCGACCGTCTCACGGCGCTCCTCCTGGACACGGCGATCCTGGAGTACCCGGGCTTCAAGATCGAATCCGGGAGCAAGGCAGTCAGGGCCGGCTCGCTACAGGGAACGCTCTTCGGCTGTCCCGAGGGTGGATTCGAGCTCGTGGCCCCTCCCCGTTGCGAGCTCCGCGCACACCGGGGCGAATGGCTCCTGCTCTGGTGGTCGGGGGAGGAAGTGCACACCGTCGTCCGGGTGGAGCTGGACGGCGACCGCATTGCGCGGCTGCGCAACTACTACCACGCCCCCGAGGTCGTCACCGAGGTCTGCCGAGAGCTCGACGTCCCGTTCCGCACGCACGGCTATCACCCGGGTTCTGCCGCGTCCTAG